From one Mytilus edulis chromosome 1, xbMytEdul2.2, whole genome shotgun sequence genomic stretch:
- the LOC139488313 gene encoding visual pigment-like receptor peropsin, producing MINSTHNESEGTLNVTSAEQGSRQESWINLVVGCILLITTIISLFTNGTVLYVFFTRPQFVLTRINSYMAVVCLLAFTMASLGYPMVVSSSFAGYWLFGETGCVYYGFLMTCCGLCTMFILSLISVDQYISVVHRKFNEQSINSFSITAISGSLLMSLVLAVGPLVGWNKYVQEGLGTTCSLDLENVEIWSRSYLVTLLFVAFFLPVSVMVFCYWKIFSKVAETRRHLFAVYRSISISALSVKRHKNMNLEGALALTIVYIVAAFLLCWSPYAITMIWSIMSTTALPPLVTSIPSLVTKIGSCFTPLIYLRRDLKMRKEVMDTFPCLRSESEKVKPNHIEIIRVSTVEVNIVQTRTKLAVVKTKCL from the exons ATGATTAACTCTACCCATAACGAATCAGAAGGGACACTGAACGTGACATCAGCTGAACAAGGATCTCGGCAGGAATCATGGATCAATTTAGTTGTTGGGTGTATTCTATTAATAACTACAATAATATCCCTATTTACAAATGGCACTGTCTTGTATGTTTTCTTTACCAGGCCACAATTTGTACTGACTAGAATAAATTCGTATATGGCTGTAGTCTGCCTTTTAGCCTTTACAATGGCATCACTCGGTTATCCTATGGTGGTCTCGTCCAGTTTTGCAGGCTACTGGCTGTTTGGCGAGACTGGTTGTGTCTATTATGGCTTCTTAATGACGTGTTGTGGCTTGTGCACGATGTTCATCCTATCATTGATATCCGTGGACCAGTATATTTCAGTAGTGCACCGTAAATTTAATGAACAATCCATTAACTCATTCAGCATCACCGCCATTTCAGGGAGTCTACTTATGTCATTGGTTCTAGCTGTGGGACCACTAGTTGGATGGAACAAATATGTACAAGAAGGATTAGGAACTACCTGTTCTCTGGATCTAGAAAACGTAGAAATTTGGTCCCGATCATATTTAGTCACATTGCTGTTCGTCGCATTTTTTCTTCCGGTTTCTGTTATGGTGTTTTGTtactggaaaatattttcaaag GTTGCGGAGACCAGGAGACATCTGTTCGCAGTTTACAGAAGCATAAGCATATCCGCACTGTCAGTGAAGAGACATAAGAATATGAACCTGGAAGGAGCACTAGCTCTAACGATAGTGTATATTGTGG CTGCTTTCCTGTTATGCTGGTCGCCCTATGCAATAACCATGATTTGGTCAATAATGAGTACGACTGCCTTACCACCTTTAGTGACTTCAATTCCATCATTAGTGACAAAAATTGGAAGTTGTTTTACGCCATTGATCTATCTGAGGCGAGATCTGAAAATGAGAAAAGAAGTCATGGATACCTTTCCGTGTCTGAGATCAGAATCTGAGAAAGTTAAACCAAACCATATAGAAATAATCCGTGTATCTACAGTAGAGGTCAATATCGTGCAGACAAGAACTAAATTAGCAGTAGTGAAAACAAAATGTCTATAA